The following nucleotide sequence is from Mucilaginibacter sp. cycad4.
CACCATACCCGACGAGATGATTGAAAGCATGCCACATGAAATATTATTTGATAAAATCCTTGATGCCAGGCCGGACGAAGCATTTATATGCTACAAATTCATGGATCAGCTTTTATTGAATAAACTGGTTAACCTGGGCGATCAGCATTCCATTAAAATTAAACTGGTTTCGGATCTTGTACTTGATAACAGTTATGCCAGTATCGTCAATTATGAAAATCTCCCTGTGATACAGCTCTCCTCTTCTATTGAACTAAGTCTGAAGATTATTTTTTTTAAGCGCTGTTTCGACATTCTGTTTTCCCTTCTGGTAATGGTCCCGGGGCTTCCTGTGTTTATTGCTTTAGCCATAATAACTAAATTAACTTCAAAAGGCCCGGTTTTTTATCGCCAGGAAAGAATTGGCAGAAATCATAAACCGTTCAGAATGTATAAGTTCAGAAGCATGTACGTAAATTCAGAACAAGCTGTGCCTATGCTGTCAAAAGATAAAGATCCGCGAATTACTAAATGGGGCGTATTTTTGCGCAAGTCCCGGCTAGACGAACTACCGCAGTTTTGGAATGTTTTAAAGGGCGACATGTCTGTCGTTGGCCCAAGGCCAGAGCGGCAGTATTTTATTGAACAACTCATAGAAGAATCGCCTAACTACAAAAAGTTATTTAAACTTAAACCTGGCCTCACCTCTATAGGACAGGTAAATTATGGCTATGCCGAAAATGTTCAGGAGATGCGTCACCGGGTTCGTTACGACCTTATTTATTTAAAAAACATTAACTTTAATAACGACTTAAGCATAATCTTCCAAACCATAAAGGTGATGGTTCAACTTAAGGGCAAGTAAAAGCTATTTTATAATTCGGGATAACAATTTCCCGAAAATATTAAGTATTTAAAAGACGAGCAGAATGGTAATGAAACCATCCTGCTTTATTTTTATAAGCCAATTTACCGGGTAACCTACACATTAAATTATGAGAACACCATTTCCTAACGGATGTCTTTTACTTTCATGGCTCACTTGGGTACTCCCGGTACATAGACGATGAAACTCTGCAGGTTCAAGTATCTATAAAAATCATATATTCGATTATAATCAAATAAAATTGAATTTATGGCTTTCGATATAGAAATCCTGATCAGGTTTTTGCTGGCCCTTTTGTGGGGTGGACTTGTAGGCGCCGAAAGAGAATATCATGGTAAAGCGGCCGGCTTCCGTACCACCATTATGATATCCTTTGGTGCCTGTTTTTTTACATTGATGTCAACAGCCATTGGTGCGCCCAACAATGCAGACCGGATCGCTTCAAACGTTGTTACCGGGATTGGCTTCCTTGGTGCCGGTGTTATTTTCAGAGGAGAAAACCGCGTTAATGGCATCACAACCGCAGCTACTATCTGGGCTGTTGCGGCAGTAGGCATGGGTATTGGAGCCGGTTACTATTTAGCTGCCGGATGCGCCAGTATAATGATCCTGTTCATACTTTCCGTACTTCCTTCTTTTCAAAAGAAAATAGACTATTATAATCAATCCAAAACATTTTATATTAAATATCCGGTCTCGGTAAATGGTATCATCTTGTGCGAAAATATGATGACAGCTCATAAACTGAAATTCAAGATGGTTAAAAGAGTGAAAGATGGTGACTATATGCTTTTAACATGGCAGCTTCACGGCCCTTCAGTTAAAATGGATCTGTTCATCAATTCAATTAACGATATTCCAGCTATCGAACATTTTGAATTTTCATGATACAAATTGAAGCTGTCGTTCAGTTTGGAAAAAAAATAGCGGGTTTTTAGAATTAGAAAGGGTCATTGTTTAAAGTGCCCCTCTTAGGACTTAGACACAGTCCCTATATTGTGCATCACAGGGGACTACAATAGAATACTTAGAATATATTTTACTAATAATCAATGACATATATAACTAACAGTTGTTATTTCGGTACTCTTCATTTTTGATAACCCAAGCAGCTTTGTCTATCCCAAATTGAACCTCGAAAGCTTTTATCATCTCTAAATAATTGGATTTTAAAAATTCGTATGGAGGTATTTTGTCAAACCACTGTACCTCTGACCCGATACTTTCTGCTTGCCAATCCTTTGTTATATCCAAACCTATTCTATTCCATTTTACGATATTCTCAAGACATTCAATTTCGGCAACGACGATAGTACAAGAAAAATCTAAATCATCAGGGCACATTAAAATCGGGCAAATAGTTTTGGAATTCAAAGCCGGGAAAATTCTATTCCAAACAATTTTACTTTCTGCATCAATTTCCATAGCAAAAAGTAAAGTAGGTATAGTACCCTTGTACATTTCACCGGGGTATTTTAAATCCAGCAGCTCATCTAAAAATTCATCATCAATTTTTATATTTAGAAAATCAAAATACCCCTCATAATCGCTTTTGTCTATTTGGGTAGTTATTTCATTCATTATAAAAACTATTTATGAACTAATATAAAACAAAAAAACCGGCCAAATGTGACCGGTTTCTATGTGCGGAAGAAGGGACTCGAACCCCCACGCCGTGAAGCGCCAGATCCTAAGTCTGGTGCGGCTACCAATTACGCCACTTCCGCGTTTCTGATTTAACAGGCTGCAAAGATAGCGTTTAAAATTATACTTAAAAACATAATTTCCATTTTTTTTCTATCGTGCTCATTTAGTAGGAATTAATTTTTCACAAGCTCATTCATCAGTGGTTTAAAGTATGCCGGTGCATTCAAAAGCCGGCTGCCATACCATGAAAACATTTCACCGTCTACCAAAGCCACTTTAGCATTTGGTAAAAGCACTTTAAAATCGTCCATATGTTTTTGAGTAAATGGATACGGCTCTGATGATAGAAAAACAAGATCGGGATCAGCTGCGACTAAAGCAGCCACATCAATCTGCGGATAACGTTCGGCTTCGGTTACGTTGTTTAGCCCACATTTTTGCAGCATACTATCAATGAAAGTTCCCTTGCCGGCAAGCATATAGGGTTTGCGCCAAATGAGATAAGCTACGTTCAGTCTGTTTAAGGGAAGTTTTATACCGTTAAAGCGATCATTGATTTCCACGCAAAGCATGTTTGCCTGCCCGGGCTTACCTATAATATCACCAATGCAACCAATCATTTGCAAAGCCGAATCCAGATCAAATATATCACTGATCCAAACCGGGCATATATTCATTAATTCTTCTACCTGGAGGCGGTCGTTCTCTTCTTTATTGGCAATAATTAAATCGGGGGCCAGCGATCGAATTTTTTGGATATCAAGCTGCTTAGTCCCCCCTACTTTGGTGATTGATCTAAACGCATCTGCCGGACGGATACAGAATTTAGTAATGCCAATTACTTCAGCATTTAAGCCAAGGTGAAAAAGCAATTCTGTTTGTGAAGGGACAATGGATACGATCCGCTTAGGGATTCCGGAAAGTTCAACCTTTCGGCTTAGCTGATCCCGGAATACCGGCATGTTAAAACGCGTTCTTTTCGCCTCTAAACACGTTCCATACGGTTAGAAAGATGATCTTCATATCCAGCAGGAACGACCAGTTTTCAAGATACCAAACATCAGCCTCAACACGCTCAAGCATAGCCTGTGTGGTTTGGGTTTCGCCCCTTAAGCCTGACACCTGTGCCCAACCTGTAATACCAGGTTTAAGAAAGTGCCTTACCATGAAAGTATCAATAAGCTGCGAATATTGCTGTGTATGGCTTATCATGTGCGGCCTTGGACCAACTATAGACATATTGCCTAATATCACGTTAAAAAACTGCGGCAATTCGTCAATACTTGTTTTACGGATAAAAGCACCGGACTTGGTTATACGCGAATCGCCGCGTGTGGCTTGTTTTTTATCCGAATCATGATTAACCCTCATGCTGCGAAATTTGTAGCATTTAAATGGTTTATTATCCCTGCCCGAGCGCTCCTGTACAAAGAATATAGGCCCTTTTGACTCAAGTTTTATAATGATAGCCAAAATGGGGAATAGCCAGCTAAAAATAAACAGGATAACAAATATTGAAAAGCAAACATCAAACAGGCGTTTGATGGAGCGGTTCAGCATGTTCTCTAAAGGTTCTGGCCGTACTGATATTACCGGGATATGGCCGAAACTTTGTATAAACGTTGGTTTTTTGGCGTAGTCGTAATATTCGGGCACAAATTTAAACCTGATCAGGTTTTTATCCGCATCAAGCATCAACTGCTCTATTTTCTCTGCTTCAGAGTTTGGAAGCGTACAAAATATCTCATCAACCTTATTGTTAAGCACATAGCTTATACAATCATTAGTGCCGCCTAAGTAAAGGCTTTGGTCAAGTACACTATTCAATCCATCATCAAAAAAGCCAACAAGCTTATAACCGCGTTCGGGGTTTTGTTTAAAAAAGCTATATAGGTCTGACCCGATGCGGCCCCCGCCTATAATGATAACAGTACGTGTATCAATAAGCGTTGCACGGTCACTTTTACGGATACTCAGGAATATTAACTTCCATAAACCAAGCAGGAAACCGAATAATGCCAGCGAGTAAAAAAGATACTCGCGTGTTATAAAATACGCTTTGGTACCTATCAATATGATGATAGTGAAGCAAATAAAGCTTACAAACAGCAAATAGGTTTTAATTACGCCGCGATAAGTTTTAATGGAATCTTTATTGAGAACATGTTCATAAAGCCCGGTGATGTTAGCTGATAGCAGCCAAATGAGATTAAAAACTAATACAATAGGCAGGTACTGCCTGTTGTTAATCCAAAAAATATATGACCGGTCTTCGATGAAGTAAGAAATTACCATGCTCATATTAAGTATAATATAATCAATGGTAAGGTTCACTGCTTTAATAAAAGTAGCGTATCTGTGAATCATGTATATGTGCTTATGTAGTATGCAACCCTGCTAAAATTACTATAATTATTTACAAATAACAATGTCATAATTAAATGGAGACACGGTTACAAATGTATTATTTCCACAGCCACAAAATTAGAAATTAAGAAATTTATTCAAAATGAATTCTCTGTTAACAGTGAGAAAAAAATGATTTCTATGTGAAAAAAATAACTGTAAAAACAACATTTACAACCGTCCGTTTACAACATCCTTGTTTAAAATGCCTTTTATATCATAAATTACCGACGATGGTGTATGCTTTAAACTTGCATAATCTAAATCATAAAACTCGCGATGTGCCACAGCCATAACAATAGCATCATAAGCACCGCTTAACTGCCGGTAATTTTTTAGTGTAACGATGCCATATTCTCTTTTTACTTCATCCGGATCGGCCCACGGATCATATATTTCACATGCTGCATCAAAGCCATCGAAGCCCTTAATAATATCAATTACCCTGGTATTACGAACATCCGGGCAATTTTCCTTAAAAGTAAAACCGAGTACAAGGATCTTTGAGTTTTTAACTGAAATATCATTCTTCACCATAAGTTTAATGACTTCAAGGGCAACGTAGGTGCCCATGCCGTCATTAAGCCTCCGCCCGGCCAGGATAATTTCGGGATGATAACCCATTTGTTGGGCTTTTGCTGCAAGGTAGTACGGATCAACTCCTGTGCAGTGCCCGCCTACAAGGCCTGGTTTAAAATTCAGGAAATTCCATTTGGTGCCTGCCGCTGCCAAAACCGCATGAGTGTCAATATCCATGATATTGAATATTTTGGCCAGCTCGTTTACAAAAGCAATATTGATATCGCGCTGCGAATTTTCGATCACCTTACAGGCTTCTGCAACTTTAATGGCAGGGGCTTTATGCGTTCCTGCTTTTACTATTGACTGGTATAAGCTGTCGATAAAATCAGCGGCCTCGGGCGTTGAACCCGATGTCACTTT
It contains:
- a CDS encoding MgtC/SapB family protein; its protein translation is MAFDIEILIRFLLALLWGGLVGAEREYHGKAAGFRTTIMISFGACFFTLMSTAIGAPNNADRIASNVVTGIGFLGAGVIFRGENRVNGITTAATIWAVAAVGMGIGAGYYLAAGCASIMILFILSVLPSFQKKIDYYNQSKTFYIKYPVSVNGIILCENMMTAHKLKFKMVKRVKDGDYMLLTWQLHGPSVKMDLFINSINDIPAIEHFEFS
- a CDS encoding undecaprenyl-phosphate glucose phosphotransferase; its protein translation is MIHRYATFIKAVNLTIDYIILNMSMVISYFIEDRSYIFWINNRQYLPIVLVFNLIWLLSANITGLYEHVLNKDSIKTYRGVIKTYLLFVSFICFTIIILIGTKAYFITREYLFYSLALFGFLLGLWKLIFLSIRKSDRATLIDTRTVIIIGGGRIGSDLYSFFKQNPERGYKLVGFFDDGLNSVLDQSLYLGGTNDCISYVLNNKVDEIFCTLPNSEAEKIEQLMLDADKNLIRFKFVPEYYDYAKKPTFIQSFGHIPVISVRPEPLENMLNRSIKRLFDVCFSIFVILFIFSWLFPILAIIIKLESKGPIFFVQERSGRDNKPFKCYKFRSMRVNHDSDKKQATRGDSRITKSGAFIRKTSIDELPQFFNVILGNMSIVGPRPHMISHTQQYSQLIDTFMVRHFLKPGITGWAQVSGLRGETQTTQAMLERVEADVWYLENWSFLLDMKIIFLTVWNVFRGEKNAF
- a CDS encoding nucleotide sugar dehydrogenase, with protein sequence MSDQSNPITNKFRAPANIHIAIIGLGYVGLPLAVEFAKKYPVKGFDIKQSRVDELNNAFDRTLETSTDELSAVLGSKDEGRGLTFTSQITDIASCNVYIVSVPTPTDQHNRPDLSLLIMASKSIASVLKRGDVVIYESTVYPGVTEEVCVPVLQMESGLQYNNDFFAGYSPERINPGDKIHTLTNILKVTSGSTPEAADFIDSLYQSIVKAGTHKAPAIKVAEACKVIENSQRDINIAFVNELAKIFNIMDIDTHAVLAAAGTKWNFLNFKPGLVGGHCTGVDPYYLAAKAQQMGYHPEIILAGRRLNDGMGTYVALEVIKLMVKNDISVKNSKILVLGFTFKENCPDVRNTRVIDIIKGFDGFDAACEIYDPWADPDEVKREYGIVTLKNYRQLSGAYDAIVMAVAHREFYDLDYASLKHTPSSVIYDIKGILNKDVVNGRL
- a CDS encoding helical backbone metal receptor, encoding MPVFRDQLSRKVELSGIPKRIVSIVPSQTELLFHLGLNAEVIGITKFCIRPADAFRSITKVGGTKQLDIQKIRSLAPDLIIANKEENDRLQVEELMNICPVWISDIFDLDSALQMIGCIGDIIGKPGQANMLCVEINDRFNGIKLPLNRLNVAYLIWRKPYMLAGKGTFIDSMLQKCGLNNVTEAERYPQIDVAALVAADPDLVFLSSEPYPFTQKHMDDFKVLLPNAKVALVDGEMFSWYGSRLLNAPAYFKPLMNELVKN
- a CDS encoding sugar transferase, which encodes MRYSKLLQPFTFFCDLILLNIALQCAHLLIVTFYSSQIQSTDFLLLVNLTWITIASVTKNYVIKRPLILSDNLSKFMSSIVYHLVMVLGIVYFFKLYEVSRMVMFCTYLLFFIFIIAQRSLIFFTLDYIRKKGYNIKHVIIIGNADIVNRVKKSFSRHPEYGYNFVTTIPDEMIESMPHEILFDKILDARPDEAFICYKFMDQLLLNKLVNLGDQHSIKIKLVSDLVLDNSYASIVNYENLPVIQLSSSIELSLKIIFFKRCFDILFSLLVMVPGLPVFIALAIITKLTSKGPVFYRQERIGRNHKPFRMYKFRSMYVNSEQAVPMLSKDKDPRITKWGVFLRKSRLDELPQFWNVLKGDMSVVGPRPERQYFIEQLIEESPNYKKLFKLKPGLTSIGQVNYGYAENVQEMRHRVRYDLIYLKNINFNNDLSIIFQTIKVMVQLKGK